GAACAGAGCTCTTGGGTAGAAATTACGTGCAGATCCCACAGTATCTAACAACACTGGGGAGGGGGTGCTAGGTTGAGTTAAAGTTATTTTTCCCAAtgacaagccagtgctgctgTAACAACTCCTGAAGAAATTCCCCCATAATTTACCTGGTGGAAAAATGTTTTATCCACCACATTTTCAATTTGTTTCACTTTGGTATTCTTCTCAGGCTTCACCTTTTCGCTGGCCTGCACAGCTATGCTCTCTGGGCATCTTTCATGCTGGTGCTGAAAATCATTTGGATGAACACCAGGAGGTGGATGGCAATATAACAGCTTCCCCTATGAAAGCAATGGGATACAGTTATTATCACGACAAAAAACTCAGAGAAAGACCCAGAGAGGAAAGATCAGTTCCAAAGCTAAGAAGGGCCCCAAAGTCCAGAGGCTCACACTGGCAGATCAACTGTCAGTACACCTGGGTTCTCTTCCCAGCCAGATCACTGGCTCCACTTTTAAATTAAAGCACCATTCTGTTCTGCTTGAAAGCACTGTTTCACTTCATCCAGCTGCAAAACAAGTACATTACAAAACTCTCAGGAGCGCTGGAGAATAACAAGTTGCTGAAAGATGCTGCAGAAGCATGCAGGGTTAGAGCACTCAGGATGGAACTGCAGTCCTTAATTAAATACTGATCCAGCTAGTCAAAATGGGTTAATGAGACATCTGCTACCtattttagagataaaataatttatttagctGGTACTTTTTTTTAGCACAATTCATACAAATTTTTAAGAGTAATTGGCAGCAGACAttccatttgtttttttaaactttaaaaatagcccaatctaaagaatattttaatatacTGCAATCTTATCAAAGAAATGTAATTCACTTTATTTTACTCCTTCACACTTCAGTGAAACCTTCAATTCACCTCCTATCAGGAAAGGAAACCCAAATGTAGGAAGAACTTACACTGACATAATCTTTTAACACGTATCGAGCTGATCTTGGCTGGTCTGGCTGTCCATGAGCTGTCATAAAGCCTCTCATACCTGGAAGACAAATCCAAAAGTACATTTTGTGTCAGCACAGCAAGAGAATCAATACATACTTCTCTACTGCCTAAATACACATTTGTATACCTTCTCACAAAACCTTCTTCAGAAAGAGGCTTGTAGTAGGGGGAGCATGGACAAAAAGGAAACACTGCTAACTCTAGGCAGACTGTAGAAGCATCCTAGATCTCATCAATCCTTCTGGGCTAACATCTCCCTACCTCCACAAAACCTgttggctttttttattttagtttttaaggCAGAGAAGATTAATTGCATCACAGAATAAAAATTCAGAAGACAAAAGGAGCATGAGACAAGGGACATAAGACCTGAAAGAATGCAGGGAAGGTTAATTCAAGGCACAGTTAACAGGAGGTATCTAAAAGGATGTGGGTGCCACCGAATCACTGGTAGCTTCAAGAATATGGCATCACACCACACAGACAGGCAGGGCTTTTCACTAACGTTCTGATCATAATCACTACATCTGTCAGATGAAACTGGAAAAGCACCACCATAAAACACACATGAGATCAGCTGTTAATACCCTTCCCTTGGTAATTGGCCTTTAAATCCTAACGGGGAAGTTCAATACATAACAAACCTGAGTCAGGcttgacataaaaaaaaattctcctaagTCTGTGTTCAGGAGCCATTCATATTGTaaaaaataggttttaaagggaTCAGCACTCACATCCATATGCTGTTAGCAGTTCTTCAGCTGTTGGCTTTCGATCTGGATCCTCATCTTCCCTGGGTCTTATGATATTTATTCCATAGGTTGCTTCCAAAATGTTTCGTGGGATATGCTGGCAAACGTAAGCTAGTGAAGGAAACCACTGGTGATTTTCTGCTACACAAGTAATCTTGCCCTATTAACTCGAAGAGCATGTGTCAAGAGTGACTTTTGAATTTTGTCACCAAACAGAAGAAAGATGCAAGCCTGACGATGGGATAAACACGAAAAGAGGTGTAGCAAGACCAACACAGCAAGCCTGTTTTAACCAGTGTGCATCCCCACTGCCTTTACCACAATAGCACACATGCCTGTAGCAGAGCTGGAACATGCTACATTCCATATTCCATACCCAACACTTTCAGACACCCTCACAAATCCCATGCAAAGGATATTAGAGAAATGGGCGGGACATGGTCCCTCATCTGATCTATAGGCAGAATTCCAGAACAAATCATCTCTGCCTTGGTAGAGATGAAAGATGGCATCACCAGACCAGGGCAATCACAGAGGCACAGGCCAGGCTCCACATACAGGGTCTACACAATAAATAACAGGCGAGTTCACCACAGCAAGTCAGTGTCCATGGAGGAAAGAGGAACAAAAGATCAAATGTGTAGATGAAACAAAGATGCAGATGAGGATAAGCAGAAACTTTACCAACACAGACATCCACCCTGCTTGCCCCAGCCAGTGAATTAAGGAAATCTTATGTGGAAGACAGCAAAACTTCTGAGGTTCATAAATAAGGTATCCGGATGGGGGCAGCAAGATCTTCAGCTGTTTAGTCTGATGGGCCACTGCCTGTCTATCAGAAGAATAAACACTCCAGAAACCTTTAATTGCACTGGACCTTTTGAAAAGGATGAGAGACTGCACAAGTAAAAATGCCCCAACGCTCATAACAGCACTGGACTCACCACCTCAAAATTAACAGTTTGATCAGTatgacaacagcagcaacagcaacccTGAACTTGTTCAGAGCACCAGCTGTGGACAAGGAAAAGGACAGTTTGAAATCTTGACCTTTAGCTTTTCAGAGGAGCACTCATTTTTCTGAGGTTCTCTCCTCAAGAGTGGTGTTGAAAAGGAGGCCCAAGCTACTTAACTAAAAACAAGacacagaaaatatttcccaTTGCAAAGCACCCCTCATGAGTCACTTTCAAACCACAGCAACAGTTCGAAAGCAAAAATTCAAGTTCCAAATGATATACACCAAGTTCACCCCTCTCCTACCCAACTCTGCCAGGCAGAGTTTAGGTTGGCAGAGTTCTCAGCAAATCCACATGGTAGCAACTATCCCATAATCAAGTTCTCTTCTActgggaaatgggggggggggggggaaataaaccCTTTGTTAGCAATACCTGAAAGTGCTTCGTACGGCCTGGTGTAGCAGACACTGACACCTTCttatttccaaggattgtgtTGATAGTCGAACTTTTGCCAACATTGGGGTAACCCACCTGTATGACAAAGTAGAACAGTAACAATGATATTAGACAAGGGTATGCCAGAAGACTGGCAGAGCTCTGACGCAGATGTATTTTATTAAAGTACTAACAATCAAGAGAAGCAGTGCTGGAATACTGAGTTCCAACAACCTGCAGAATTAATCTGTGCACGAAAACCTCAGAGATTTGTACTTGATAGTTTTGTCATCCTTACAAAAAAACAGGCTACAGGATGAATGTTTCCAATGGAAGGCATATGAAATTAAAACTCCTATAAAACAAGTTCCATTTTAAGCACAAGCTCCAACTCACCAGCCCAACATTTACTTCCCCAGCCTTCACCCTCGGTCCACTGTGcatggttttgaatatctccagcagTTCATTTCTTTGTACTAGATGACTGAAGTTCCTGATGTTCCTGTTCTGCTCCTGCACTACACACTGCACTGCCGCACCATCAGTTCTGTTTTCCATACTTTTGGGGGCAGTAGTATTTACTTGGCCCCAACTTTCATCTTCAGAACAGGTTTGCCAGGCATCCTCTTCATCATCTTCACAGTCTTCATATTCATCACTACTGTCATCATCACTGACCAGAACTCCGTTATCAGTTTGGAAAGCATTGTCTGTGCATTTGTCTGTACCTTCTGCACTATCTTGTGTTGTGTCATCCTCTTCTTGACTGGAGCTTTCATCCTCAGAATCACCTGGGTCCTCTGCTACATCTTCAGTGTCTAGTCCCTGCGTGAACAGTATTTCACAGGTGAAATTTAAAGACAACACTAGCTTCAATTATTAGCTTCATGGTGAAGCTGTTAAAAATCTTTTTCTCCAGAAGCACAACTGTGAACGTGTGCATACACAGAGCAACATTATAAACAGCAGCAATAGAGCtcatcaaattttttttttgaaaattatcaAGTGTTCttaggaataaaagaaaaacttaaaaaatgttcgaaacacaaaaatattttgtttcaggtcaaaatgtgtcattaaaatttttcCAAGCTGTCTTGTTTTCAGACCAAACCTTTATATTTTTTCCCTGCAAATAGTTCACACTTAAAAAGACCTCTTCATAACaatattttgacttttcttttccccctaaaaaaaacccacagaaccaACACTTTCagtcttgcttttaaaaaaaatcaatctgt
The sequence above is a segment of the Apteryx mantelli isolate bAptMan1 chromosome 9, bAptMan1.hap1, whole genome shotgun sequence genome. Coding sequences within it:
- the LSG1 gene encoding large subunit GTPase 1 homolog isoform X1, with amino-acid sequence MGKKRGAGLGRCLLRQRGPERRGAASWLHASEVGGERGAERRSAAEQSPLEEFLATAELAGTRFVAERLNIQFVSAQTRTGLLTAQEAQHIQQLHEENRQFLCIPRRPYWDRTTSAEDLKQAERESFLEWRRQLAHLEEEKNLILTPFERNLEFWRQLWRVIERSDIVVQIVDARNPLLFRCQDLENYVKEVSSDKENMILINKADLLSEEQRAAWAHFFEKEGVKVVFWSALAECKRLAGEAKGLDTEDVAEDPGDSEDESSSQEEDDTTQDSAEGTDKCTDNAFQTDNGVLVSDDDSSDEYEDCEDDEEDAWQTCSEDESWGQVNTTAPKSMENRTDGAAVQCVVQEQNRNIRNFSHLVQRNELLEIFKTMHSGPRVKAGEVNVGLVGYPNVGKSSTINTILGNKKVSVSATPGRTKHFQTLYVEPGLCLCDCPGLVMPSFISTKAEMICSGILPIDQMRDHVPPISLVCQHIPRNILEATYGINIIRPREDEDPDRKPTAEELLTAYGCMRGFMTAHGQPDQPRSARYVLKDYVSGKLLYCHPPPGVHPNDFQHQHERCPESIAVQASEKVKPEKNTKVKQIENVVDKTFFHQENIRALMKGVRATMGYRPGSGLVSVTAPNAENVVGKPWKKHGNRNKKEKIRRITKHLEA
- the LSG1 gene encoding large subunit GTPase 1 homolog isoform X2; protein product: MGKKRGAGLGRCLLRQRGPERRGAASWLHASEVGGERGAERRSAAEQSPLEEFLATAELAGTRFVAERLNIQFVSAQTRTGLLTAQEAQHIQQLHEENRQFLCIPRRPYWDRTTSAEDLKQAERESFLEWRRQLAHLEEEKNLILTPFERNLEFWRQLWRVIERSDIVVQIVDARNPLLFRCQDLENYVKEVSSDKENMILINKADLLSEEQRAAWAHFFEKEGVKVVFWSALAECKRLAGEAKGLDTEDVAEDPGDSEDESSSQEEDDTTQDSAEGTDKCTDNAFQTDNGVLVSDDDSSDEYEDCEDDEEDAWQTCSEDESWGQVNTTAPKSMENRTDGAAVQCVVQEQNRNIRNFSHLVQRNELLEIFKTMHSGPRVKAGEVNVGLVGYPNVGKSSTINTILGNKKVSVSATPGRTKHFQTLYVEPGLCLCDCPGLVMPSFISTKAEMICSGILPIDQMRDHVPPISLVCQHIPRNILEATYGINIIRPREDEDPDRKPTAEELLTAYGCMRGFMTAHGQPDQPRSARYVLKDYVSGKLLYCHPPPGVHPNDFQHQHERCPESIAVQASEKENIRALMKGVRATMGYRPGSGLVSVTAPNAENVVGKPWKKHGNRNKKEKIRRITKHLEA